The following are encoded together in the Planctomycetota bacterium genome:
- the pth gene encoding aminoacyl-tRNA hydrolase: MVGLGNPGAEYSGTRHNAGFDVLDRLARRFADPPASPAKSRFTGLLLEAKIGEERVLLLKPTTFMNLSGVSVLEALRFHKLDAKTDLLVIADDFALPCGTLRLRGFGGDGGHNGLADITRRLGSDQWPRLRVGIDAPGRIPTESYVLGHFTEEQKLRMATGLDEAAETAACWVERGLDHAMNTFNRRGAGAAAGDS, translated from the coding sequence ATCGTTGGCCTTGGAAATCCCGGAGCCGAGTACAGCGGAACCCGCCACAACGCGGGCTTCGATGTCCTCGATCGGCTGGCCCGAAGGTTCGCGGATCCGCCGGCGTCCCCGGCGAAGTCGCGCTTCACCGGCCTGCTGCTGGAAGCCAAGATCGGCGAGGAACGCGTGCTGCTGCTGAAGCCGACCACCTTCATGAACCTCAGCGGCGTCAGCGTGCTGGAGGCCCTGCGCTTCCACAAGCTCGACGCCAAGACGGATCTGCTGGTGATCGCCGACGACTTCGCGCTGCCGTGCGGAACGCTCCGCCTGCGCGGCTTTGGAGGCGACGGCGGCCACAACGGGCTGGCGGACATCACCCGCCGTCTCGGCAGCGACCAGTGGCCGCGGCTGCGGGTCGGCATCGACGCCCCCGGCAGGATTCCGACCGAGAGCTACGTGCTCGGTCACTTCACCGAGGAGCAGAAACTTCGCATGGCCACAGGGCTGGACGAGGCGGCCGAGACCGCCGCATGCTGGGTCGAGCGCGGGCTCGACCATGCCATGAACACCTTCAACCGCCGTGGCGCCGGAGCGGCCGCGGGCGACTCTTGA
- a CDS encoding 50S ribosomal protein L25 encodes MSKTTPTLQAQTRERLGTRYTKRLRATGKLPAILYGHGSKPLPLQLDAKQTLHSLKAGAHVLNIALEGGTTETCLVKELQFGWLGDDVIHLDLTRVNLDEVVKVKVHLNYFGQPESAKKPGAVLTHDVTELEVSCKVRDIPEEIRIDLTHMKGDLLTVGEFKLPEGLTAITDSHTAYARVIIVQEELAAEAVAPTGAAEPEVLTAKKDKVEGAEGAAPAEKKDKEDKKA; translated from the coding sequence ATGTCAAAAACAACCCCAACCCTTCAAGCCCAGACCCGCGAACGACTCGGCACCCGCTACACCAAGCGGCTCCGAGCCACCGGCAAGCTGCCGGCCATCCTCTACGGCCACGGCAGCAAGCCCCTGCCCCTGCAACTGGACGCCAAGCAGACCCTGCACAGCCTGAAGGCCGGCGCCCACGTGCTCAACATCGCCCTCGAGGGCGGCACCACCGAGACCTGCCTGGTCAAGGAGCTGCAGTTCGGCTGGCTGGGCGACGACGTGATCCATCTCGATTTGACCCGCGTCAATCTGGATGAAGTCGTGAAGGTCAAGGTCCACTTGAACTACTTCGGCCAGCCCGAGTCGGCCAAGAAGCCCGGCGCCGTGCTCACCCACGACGTCACCGAGCTCGAAGTGAGCTGCAAGGTGCGCGACATTCCCGAGGAGATCCGCATCGACCTCACTCACATGAAGGGCGACCTGCTCACCGTGGGCGAGTTCAAGCTGCCGGAGGGCCTGACGGCGATCACCGATTCGCACACCGCCTACGCCCGCGTCATCATCGTCCAGGAGGAGCTCGCCGCCGAGGCCGTGGCCCCGACCGGCGCCGCCGAGCCCGAAGTGCTCACCGCCAAGAAGGACAAGGTCGAGGGTGCCGAAGGCGCCGCTCCGGCCGAGAAGAAGGACAAGGAGGACAAGAAGGCGTAA
- a CDS encoding ribose-phosphate pyrophosphokinase: MSAKDIDTLKVFAGTTGLHLASGIVKYLELPLGAGETKVFPDGELLVKLDEDVRGRDCFVVLSTCSPVNASLMELLIYVDCLRRASANRITAVIPYFGYARQDRKDEGRVPITAKLVANLITTSGAHRVMCIDLHAAQIQGFFDLPVDHLTASPVLLEHFRKELPGFVNPIVLSPDVGNAKTANMFAEHLGIDLAIIEKRRQSGSEVKVKNVIGEVKGRSVIMFDDMITTAGTVVEAAKVARERGATSVHIACTHAVMVGQAIERLSAPEITSVTVTDTIPIERRLDAIRPKLRVLSVAKMLGEAIHRIHHNQSVSALFGKGFGPAR, translated from the coding sequence ATGAGCGCCAAAGACATCGACACCCTGAAGGTCTTCGCCGGCACGACCGGCCTTCATCTGGCCAGCGGCATCGTCAAGTACCTGGAGCTGCCGCTGGGCGCGGGCGAGACCAAGGTCTTCCCCGACGGCGAGCTTCTGGTCAAGCTGGACGAGGACGTGCGCGGCCGCGACTGCTTCGTGGTGCTCTCCACCTGCAGCCCGGTGAACGCCAGCCTGATGGAACTGCTGATCTACGTCGACTGCCTGCGCCGCGCCAGCGCCAACCGCATCACCGCCGTCATTCCCTACTTCGGCTACGCCCGCCAGGACCGCAAGGACGAGGGCCGCGTGCCCATCACCGCCAAGCTGGTGGCCAACTTGATCACCACCTCCGGCGCCCACCGTGTGATGTGCATCGACCTGCACGCCGCCCAAATCCAGGGCTTCTTCGACCTTCCGGTGGACCATCTCACCGCCAGCCCGGTGCTGCTGGAGCACTTCCGCAAGGAGCTGCCGGGCTTCGTCAATCCGATCGTGCTCAGCCCCGACGTCGGCAACGCCAAGACCGCCAACATGTTCGCGGAGCATCTGGGCATCGACCTGGCCATCATCGAGAAGCGCCGCCAGAGCGGCAGCGAGGTGAAGGTGAAGAATGTCATCGGCGAAGTCAAGGGCCGCTCCGTCATCATGTTCGACGACATGATCACCACCGCGGGCACCGTGGTCGAGGCCGCCAAGGTGGCCCGCGAGCGCGGCGCCACCAGTGTCCACATCGCCTGCACCCACGCGGTCATGGTGGGCCAGGCCATCGAGCGCCTCTCCGCCCCCGAGATCACCAGCGTCACTGTCACCGACACCATCCCGATCGAGCGCCGCCTCGACGCCATCCGCCCCAAGCTGCGCGTGCTCAGCGTGGCCAAGATGCTCGGCGAGGCGATCCACCGCATCCACCACAACCAGAGCGTCAGCGCCCTCTTTGGAAAGGGCTTCGGGCCCGCCCGCTGA
- a CDS encoding NTP transferase domain-containing protein: MSPTTQPSSPSSAIILAAGKGTRMNSDLPKVMHPVAGQPMVKWVVRSAREAGAKEIVLVVGHRAEVVEAAFSHDNPPCHFVTQSPQLGTGHAVDQARSVFEKGLLGEHVLVLCGDGPLIRGETLEKLWQRHRSEGAAASLATSILKDATGYGRIERDAAGKFRRIVEEKDATAEQKKILEVNPSYYLFNTKELFAALKSVTNANASGEYYITDVFELLLKRGLHIAVMNAVPVEEVLSINTPAQLAEVDGILRGRKRTPLESTP; encoded by the coding sequence ATGAGCCCCACGACCCAGCCATCTTCGCCATCCTCCGCCATCATCCTGGCCGCCGGCAAGGGCACGCGCATGAACAGCGACCTGCCCAAGGTGATGCACCCGGTGGCGGGACAGCCCATGGTCAAGTGGGTGGTGCGCAGCGCCCGCGAAGCAGGCGCGAAGGAAATTGTCCTCGTTGTTGGCCACCGCGCCGAGGTCGTTGAAGCGGCCTTCTCCCATGACAACCCCCCCTGCCACTTCGTGACGCAATCGCCGCAGCTGGGCACGGGCCACGCGGTCGACCAGGCCCGATCGGTCTTTGAAAAGGGTCTGCTCGGCGAGCATGTTTTGGTGCTCTGCGGCGACGGTCCGCTGATCCGCGGAGAAACGCTGGAGAAATTGTGGCAGCGCCACCGCAGCGAAGGCGCCGCTGCCAGCCTGGCCACCAGCATCCTCAAGGACGCCACCGGCTACGGTCGCATCGAGCGCGACGCCGCCGGCAAGTTCCGCCGCATCGTGGAGGAGAAGGACGCGACCGCGGAGCAGAAGAAGATTCTCGAAGTCAACCCGAGCTACTACCTCTTCAACACCAAGGAACTTTTCGCGGCGCTCAAGAGCGTCACCAACGCCAACGCCAGCGGCGAGTACTACATCACCGACGTCTTCGAGCTGCTGCTCAAGCGCGGCCTCCACATCGCGGTGATGAACGCCGTGCCCGTGGAGGAGGTCCTGAGCATCAACACTCCCGCCCAGCTGGCGGAGGTGGACGGCATTCTCCGCGGTCGGAAACGAACCCCACTCGAAAGCACCCCATGA
- the aat gene encoding leucyl/phenylalanyl-tRNA--protein transferase, whose amino-acid sequence MPADADLTPESLLAAYAAGAFPMADAETGVVAYYTCDPRCVLPLEAFKLPRTSQRAIRGSQFLVRADTAFEKVMRGCMLPRPDQERTWISESMVAAYVRLHELGFAHSVEAWIEEKLVGGLYGISIGGAFFGESMFVLRGAGAGNASKACLHWLVTHLKSRGFTLLDSQYANPLVLSFGGVEIPAADYEKRLASAIDLDVTF is encoded by the coding sequence ATGCCCGCCGACGCGGATCTCACGCCGGAATCCCTGCTCGCCGCCTACGCCGCCGGCGCCTTTCCAATGGCGGACGCGGAGACCGGCGTTGTCGCCTACTACACCTGCGATCCGCGCTGCGTCCTGCCACTGGAGGCCTTCAAGCTGCCGCGCACCTCGCAGCGGGCGATCCGGGGCAGCCAGTTCCTGGTCCGCGCCGACACCGCGTTCGAGAAGGTGATGCGCGGCTGCATGCTGCCGCGGCCCGATCAGGAGCGCACCTGGATCTCCGAGTCGATGGTGGCGGCTTATGTCCGTCTGCACGAGCTTGGTTTTGCGCACAGCGTCGAAGCCTGGATCGAGGAGAAGCTGGTCGGCGGCCTCTACGGCATCTCCATCGGTGGGGCTTTTTTCGGTGAGAGCATGTTTGTGTTGCGCGGCGCGGGCGCCGGCAACGCCAGCAAGGCCTGCCTGCACTGGCTGGTCACGCACTTGAAATCCCGCGGCTTCACGCTGCTGGACAGCCAGTACGCCAATCCGCTGGTGCTGAGCTTTGGCGGGGTCGAGATTCCCGCGGCCGACTATGAAAAGCGTCTCGCCTCGGCGATCGACCTCGACGTGACTTTCTAG